Proteins found in one Methylophaga thalassica genomic segment:
- a CDS encoding GGDEF domain-containing protein, producing MIKDLITHYRNVSMTRYILLLLLLTLLSPAFAMHEYESEDVSDWQYRWGDSPFVNGLPQWISAPQNVSADWTNINSPVKPPNRNEHNTVWFKAKLPDSGHQYLHPVLYITSIDLMAEVYLDNKKIYQFGDFDQKDKKTFYGWPWHSISLPTDYAGKTIYFRVYSNYRDIGLWGEVKLFEQSSLLFYVLKNAYFEVLVALFSLFVTIITFAFSMMQKNDRHFLYLSAFSLTSALMLLSENHAVQFVFNYPLFRVYLLAISYYALPVFICLLLSSWSSAWQKNWLKKIAYFHASYLVIAIILSMLGVIELAPTFPVFDALFAISIILIIGLGLSLRPSPGSDQQFVMLSFTVYGIFLLLDMGIANSVLPWINLDISIAALIFALVLMLISLRHYSHVQKALKELNEHLEIKVSERTATLHAYAEAEQERAEQLHRLNMLGAKLEELNSRLQGCHDLNEARKILVRKLPEVFLPVEIKVAASIENQPFDSVLAQIELQEVDGSYSVFVHILLANSSSKLLIPRENLDDLISRVKLRLGVTLSSIKLREELQRFSFEDALTGLRNRRYFDDALYRETQLSNRQQQTLSLLICDIDHFKRFNDEYGHEAGDYVLKTLAHLMHEFFRETDIPCRYGGEEFVVIMPSATLANAVDKAEALRNTIAKKSIEFNGEYLGHITISIGVANLSLHSLHSEQLLSEADKALYKAKQLGRNRVESVQI from the coding sequence GTGATAAAGGATTTAATTACACATTATCGTAATGTGAGTATGACCCGATATATCTTGCTGTTATTACTGTTAACTCTATTGTCTCCCGCCTTTGCTATGCATGAATATGAAAGTGAAGACGTCTCAGACTGGCAATATCGATGGGGCGATTCCCCCTTTGTTAATGGATTGCCACAATGGATATCCGCGCCGCAAAATGTTAGTGCAGACTGGACAAATATCAATTCTCCTGTCAAACCACCAAACCGGAATGAACATAATACAGTTTGGTTTAAAGCTAAATTGCCAGATTCCGGGCATCAGTACCTGCATCCAGTGTTATATATAACCAGTATTGACTTAATGGCTGAAGTTTATCTGGACAATAAGAAAATCTATCAATTCGGTGATTTTGATCAAAAAGATAAAAAAACATTTTATGGCTGGCCATGGCATTCGATAAGTTTGCCAACAGATTATGCTGGTAAAACCATATATTTCAGGGTGTATTCTAACTATCGTGATATTGGTTTGTGGGGTGAAGTGAAGCTATTTGAACAATCAAGCTTACTGTTTTATGTCTTGAAAAATGCGTATTTTGAAGTTCTGGTGGCGTTATTTTCATTGTTTGTCACTATCATCACCTTTGCCTTTTCGATGATGCAGAAAAATGACCGTCATTTCCTTTATTTGTCTGCATTTTCCCTGACTTCGGCGCTGATGCTGCTTTCCGAAAATCATGCTGTGCAGTTTGTTTTTAATTATCCTTTATTTCGCGTCTATCTTCTGGCGATTTCCTATTATGCACTGCCAGTTTTTATCTGTTTATTATTATCTTCATGGTCATCAGCTTGGCAAAAAAATTGGCTGAAAAAAATTGCTTACTTTCATGCCAGTTATCTAGTCATTGCTATCATATTATCAATGCTAGGTGTAATAGAACTGGCGCCGACCTTTCCTGTTTTTGATGCTTTATTCGCAATTTCAATTATTCTTATTATTGGCTTGGGGCTAAGCCTGCGACCCTCACCAGGATCAGATCAGCAATTTGTGATGTTGTCATTCACGGTGTATGGCATTTTTCTGTTACTGGATATGGGAATTGCCAATAGTGTTCTACCCTGGATTAATCTGGATATTTCAATAGCGGCTTTGATTTTTGCTTTGGTATTAATGCTGATTTCACTTCGGCACTATTCTCATGTACAAAAAGCATTAAAAGAACTCAACGAGCACCTGGAAATAAAGGTGTCTGAACGAACTGCCACTCTTCATGCTTATGCTGAAGCTGAACAGGAAAGAGCAGAGCAACTACACAGACTTAATATGCTTGGTGCTAAGTTAGAAGAATTAAACAGCCGTTTACAAGGATGTCACGATCTCAACGAAGCAAGAAAAATTCTGGTGCGTAAATTACCTGAAGTTTTCTTGCCTGTTGAAATAAAAGTGGCAGCATCGATTGAAAATCAGCCGTTTGATTCAGTACTTGCACAAATCGAGCTGCAGGAAGTCGATGGCTCGTATAGTGTCTTCGTCCACATTTTACTGGCTAATTCCAGCTCAAAATTATTAATACCTCGTGAGAATCTGGATGACTTGATTAGCCGGGTAAAATTAAGGCTGGGTGTCACTCTCAGCAGTATTAAACTTAGAGAGGAACTACAACGATTTTCCTTTGAAGATGCATTAACCGGCTTACGCAATCGTCGTTATTTCGACGATGCTCTTTATCGTGAGACGCAGCTATCGAACCGTCAGCAACAGACTTTGTCACTATTAATTTGTGATATTGATCATTTTAAACGCTTTAATGATGAATACGGTCATGAAGCGGGAGATTATGTGCTCAAAACACTTGCTCATTTGATGCATGAGTTTTTCCGGGAGACAGATATTCCTTGTCGTTATGGTGGTGAAGAATTTGTGGTGATTATGCCAAGTGCGACATTAGCTAATGCGGTAGACAAAGCCGAAGCGTTAAGAAATACCATAGCAAAGAAAAGTATTGAGTTTAATGGCGAATATCTCGGTCACATTACGATCTCCATTGGGGTTGCGAATCTTTCTCTTCACAGCCTCCATTCGGAGCAGTTGCTAAGCGAAGCTGATAAGGCGTTATACAAAGCCAAACAATTAGGAAGAAATCGTGTAGAAAGTGTTCAAATATAA
- the purL gene encoding phosphoribosylformylglycinamidine synthase produces MLQLIGRPAFSAFRLEKLLNSIQAEVPVVTAVRTEFRYFIEIDDECILPSAEHQILETLLEAEARESEAKDNESFFLVTPRPGTISPWSSKATDITINSGVKNVERVERGVAFFIEASETLSQHQKNRVASFLHDRMIETVFESVDETDRLFMHGESRSLVSVDILNGGREALVLANQQMGLALAEDEIDYLFENFTLLDRNPNDIELMMFAQANSEHCRHKIFRADWIIDGETQPHTLFNMIRNTHDLHPEGVVKAYSDNSSVIEGPRSHRFQVDMATGHYHYEGEVQHILMKVETHNHPTAISPFPGASTGAGGEIRDEGATGRGSKPKAGLTGFSVSNLEIPGFEQPWETPYGKPARMASAREIMIDGPLGGAAFNNEFGRPNLCGYFRTYEVQVPTDNGFEVRGYHKPIMVAGGMGSIRPQHVEKGIMDPGVQLIVLGGPAMLIGLGGSAASSVNSGASDEGLDFASVQRGNPEMERRCQEVIDRCVALGEQNPIIAIHDVGAGGLSNAFPELVDDSGRGGRFELRVIPNDEPSMSPMEIWCNESQERYVLGVHPDRIDEFKAICERERCPWAVVGETTEEEHLLLGDADNETSPIDMPLSLLLGKPPKMLREVKHIKQSYPELDFEGVSARDALERVLKLPTVASKNFLITIGDRSVTGLVARDQMVGPWQVPVADCAVTLADHHDVLGEAMSMGERAPIALINAAASGRIAVGEAITNIAAAKIDKLGDIKLSANWMAACGHPGEDALLYDTVKAIGMELCPELGIAIPVGKDSLSMKTVWDEKGQTKAVTSPLSLIISAFAPVTDASCTSTPQLRTDLGETDLIYIDLGQNKNRLGGSALAQVFSQVGTTAPDIDDAVHLKNFFNAIQRLKNEELLLSYHDRGDGGLAVTLAEMAFAGHCGLDIHLNGLGDALSVLFNEELGAVIQVPHADLNHVMNILKDYNLTSMSFAIGKVTEQQQIRIHVEKELVIDESRVTLQRFWAETSYQMQALRDNPDCARQEFDALLDENDPGLFTKPSFNPAENIASSLIVSGHRPKVAILREQGVNGQVEMAASFDHAGFNAIDVHMSDVLEGRIELTDFVGLVACGGFSYGDVLGAGRGWASTILHNDRARQQFTDFFHRPDTFALGVCNGCQMLSQLKELIPGSDHWPRFSRNTSEQFEARFSLVEIVESPSILLKGMAGSVMPIAVAHGEGRVDYSETGSEQQAIVAMRYVDHYGQPTESYPMNPNGSVGGVTALTTDDGRVTIMMPHPERVTRTVQHSWHPDDWGKDGPWARLFQNARCWVN; encoded by the coding sequence ATGCTGCAATTGATTGGCCGCCCGGCTTTTTCTGCTTTCCGTCTGGAGAAATTACTAAACAGCATTCAGGCTGAAGTGCCTGTTGTTACGGCTGTTAGAACAGAGTTTCGTTATTTTATTGAAATTGATGATGAATGTATTTTGCCTTCGGCGGAGCATCAGATTCTTGAAACACTGCTTGAAGCAGAAGCGCGCGAAAGCGAAGCAAAAGACAATGAAAGCTTTTTTCTGGTGACGCCGAGACCTGGCACAATTTCACCCTGGTCGAGCAAAGCCACCGATATCACCATCAATAGTGGTGTGAAAAATGTTGAACGAGTGGAGCGGGGTGTTGCCTTTTTTATTGAAGCTTCCGAAACACTCAGTCAACACCAGAAAAATCGCGTTGCTAGTTTCTTACATGACCGTATGATCGAGACGGTGTTTGAAAGTGTGGATGAAACCGATCGTTTATTCATGCATGGTGAGTCACGTTCATTAGTCAGTGTCGATATTCTCAATGGTGGCCGTGAAGCATTGGTGCTGGCTAATCAGCAAATGGGCCTGGCTTTAGCCGAAGATGAAATTGATTATCTTTTTGAAAACTTCACCTTATTAGACCGTAATCCCAACGATATTGAATTAATGATGTTTGCTCAGGCGAACTCAGAGCATTGTCGTCATAAAATTTTCCGTGCTGACTGGATCATTGATGGCGAGACCCAGCCTCATACCTTATTCAATATGATCCGCAACACCCATGATCTTCATCCGGAAGGGGTTGTGAAAGCCTATAGTGACAACTCATCTGTAATTGAAGGCCCAAGAAGTCATCGGTTTCAGGTGGACATGGCGACTGGCCATTATCATTATGAAGGTGAAGTTCAGCACATCCTGATGAAAGTGGAAACGCATAACCATCCTACGGCCATCTCTCCATTCCCTGGTGCATCCACTGGTGCAGGTGGTGAAATCCGTGACGAAGGTGCAACAGGACGTGGATCAAAACCGAAAGCAGGCTTAACCGGGTTTTCTGTTTCCAATCTGGAAATTCCTGGTTTTGAACAACCTTGGGAAACACCTTACGGTAAACCGGCTCGTATGGCCTCTGCTCGTGAAATCATGATTGATGGTCCTTTGGGTGGGGCCGCCTTTAATAATGAATTTGGTCGTCCCAATCTGTGCGGTTACTTCCGTACTTATGAAGTGCAGGTGCCGACGGATAATGGTTTTGAAGTACGTGGGTACCATAAACCGATTATGGTTGCCGGTGGAATGGGCTCTATCCGTCCACAGCATGTTGAAAAAGGCATTATGGATCCTGGTGTACAGTTAATCGTGCTGGGTGGTCCCGCCATGTTAATTGGTCTCGGTGGTAGCGCGGCTTCTTCAGTTAATTCCGGTGCCAGTGATGAAGGCCTCGACTTTGCGTCTGTTCAGCGTGGTAATCCTGAAATGGAACGTCGCTGTCAGGAAGTCATTGATCGCTGTGTGGCATTAGGTGAGCAAAACCCTATTATTGCGATTCATGATGTAGGCGCAGGTGGTCTGTCTAATGCTTTTCCTGAATTAGTCGATGATAGTGGCCGTGGCGGACGTTTTGAGCTGCGAGTCATTCCTAATGACGAACCCAGTATGTCACCCATGGAAATTTGGTGTAATGAATCTCAGGAACGTTATGTGCTTGGCGTTCATCCTGATCGTATAGATGAATTCAAAGCGATCTGTGAACGTGAACGTTGTCCATGGGCCGTGGTAGGGGAAACGACAGAAGAAGAACATTTATTACTGGGTGATGCAGATAATGAAACATCACCGATTGATATGCCGTTATCACTGCTATTGGGTAAACCACCCAAAATGCTGCGTGAAGTGAAACATATTAAACAGAGCTATCCTGAGCTTGATTTTGAAGGTGTCTCTGCCCGTGACGCTTTGGAACGTGTACTTAAACTGCCTACTGTAGCCAGTAAGAATTTCTTGATTACCATTGGTGACAGAAGTGTCACCGGTCTGGTTGCACGTGACCAGATGGTCGGCCCGTGGCAAGTACCTGTCGCTGATTGTGCTGTGACATTGGCTGATCATCATGATGTGTTAGGTGAAGCCATGTCTATGGGCGAGCGTGCCCCAATTGCTCTGATTAATGCGGCGGCATCAGGTCGGATCGCAGTGGGTGAAGCGATTACCAATATTGCAGCGGCAAAAATTGATAAATTAGGCGACATTAAACTGTCTGCTAACTGGATGGCCGCATGTGGTCACCCTGGTGAAGATGCTCTGCTGTATGACACAGTTAAAGCGATTGGGATGGAACTGTGTCCTGAGCTGGGCATAGCGATTCCGGTCGGCAAAGATTCATTGTCGATGAAAACAGTGTGGGATGAAAAAGGTCAAACCAAAGCGGTCACATCACCTTTATCGTTGATTATCAGTGCCTTTGCACCGGTTACTGATGCCAGCTGCACCAGCACACCGCAATTAAGAACAGATCTAGGCGAAACAGATCTGATTTATATCGATTTGGGACAAAATAAAAACCGTTTAGGTGGTTCTGCACTTGCTCAGGTATTCAGTCAGGTCGGCACTACAGCGCCTGATATCGATGATGCGGTACATTTGAAAAACTTCTTTAATGCCATTCAACGCTTGAAGAATGAAGAATTGTTATTGTCTTATCACGATAGAGGTGATGGCGGCCTTGCTGTCACGCTTGCTGAAATGGCTTTTGCTGGCCACTGTGGTCTGGACATTCATCTTAATGGTTTAGGGGATGCGCTGTCAGTCTTGTTCAATGAAGAATTAGGTGCGGTGATTCAAGTGCCTCATGCCGATTTGAACCACGTAATGAATATTCTTAAAGATTACAATTTGACCTCAATGTCATTTGCTATCGGTAAAGTGACAGAACAGCAGCAGATTCGTATTCATGTTGAAAAAGAACTGGTGATTGATGAATCACGTGTGACATTGCAGCGTTTCTGGGCTGAAACCAGCTATCAAATGCAGGCATTACGTGATAACCCAGACTGTGCAAGACAAGAGTTTGATGCCTTATTGGATGAGAATGATCCGGGCTTATTCACCAAGCCATCATTTAACCCAGCAGAAAATATCGCCAGTTCACTTATCGTTAGTGGACATCGTCCAAAAGTCGCCATTCTGCGTGAGCAGGGGGTTAATGGTCAGGTAGAAATGGCTGCCTCATTTGATCATGCTGGTTTTAATGCGATTGATGTACATATGAGCGATGTACTGGAAGGGCGTATTGAACTGACTGACTTTGTTGGTTTAGTGGCCTGTGGTGGTTTCTCTTATGGTGATGTGCTTGGTGCTGGTCGTGGTTGGGCTAGTACGATTTTGCATAACGATCGTGCACGTCAACAGTTCACAGATTTCTTCCATCGTCCTGATACCTTTGCATTGGGCGTATGTAATGGCTGTCAGATGTTATCGCAGTTAAAAGAGCTGATTCCTGGTAGTGATCACTGGCCGCGTTTCTCACGCAATACATCTGAACAATTTGAAGCACGCTTTTCTCTGGTAGAAATTGTTGAGTCACCTTCTATACTGCTGAAAGGTATGGCTGGTTCAGTTATGCCAATCGCCGTTGCTCATGGTGAAGGCCGTGTGGATTACAGTGAGACAGGCTCAGAACAGCAGGCAATCGTTGCCATGCGTTATGTGGATCATTATGGTCAGCCAACGGAGAGTTATCCAATGAATCCGAATGGTTCGGTCGGTGGTGTGACTGCTCTGACAACAGATGATGGTCGGGTAACGATTATGATGCCTCATCCTGAGCGCGTCACCCGTACAGTTCAGCACTCCTGGCATCCAGATGACTGGGGTAAGGACGGTCCATGGGCAAGACTGTTCCAGAATGCCCGGTGTTGGGTTAACTAA
- a CDS encoding methyl-accepting chemotaxis protein, giving the protein MMSVAINLMNSLSYPKKMTLITSVLLIPILVSFFLLIYHLNKVVNESHHEQKGLEYLKALKPFYQQLPQHRGMTNAYLNGAAEFKEKILSKRQDIQQSIEKIDVIDQQYGSEFQTSSLLNEIKKDWLLLSNEDSGTDSNAIFTAHTQLITKVRRLMNVVNHNSGLIVDPELETTFIIETIVSYIPLLAENIGQTRGLASGIVANNEITTEQRIKLTAALSKVQNEADNTQQAITHIIEHNPKLKESIGKLEQDRENILAQFIHIIQQDILETNSIKADADSIFNLGSQAISANYVMYDYLADTLTTLLDERLSSLQFEKNLVITIIVIALVVALYLFIGFYQATVNMIRHITQASQRIAMGDLTIQIDSPAKDETADIFKALSDMTHNLNNIVNQLRLNANELAAASEELSANTLQSKSNSQEQQNQSEQIATAMNEMSSTIREIAQNAELLAEEVRTANNESQSGQAVITETVKSIHSLTEDVGRAAMTIAELSQSSEQIGSVLTVIKGVAEQTNLLALNAAIEAARAGDHGRGFAVVADEVRSLANRTQESAEQIQVMVDNLQQKTKQAVLVMDKEKSNAAGMVQYTESATQSILNIVNSMTQISDMSTHVASAAEEQGLVSEEINRNITRVSDLSEDNLHGSEQISIASQNLASLASQLNTIVQRFKV; this is encoded by the coding sequence ATGATGAGCGTAGCGATTAACTTAATGAACTCACTTAGCTACCCAAAAAAAATGACGCTTATCACCAGTGTGTTGCTCATTCCTATTCTAGTTAGCTTTTTTCTACTGATTTATCATCTCAATAAGGTTGTCAATGAAAGTCATCATGAGCAAAAAGGGCTGGAATATCTAAAAGCATTGAAGCCTTTTTATCAGCAACTTCCCCAACATCGGGGAATGACTAATGCATACCTCAATGGTGCTGCAGAATTTAAAGAAAAAATCCTCAGCAAACGTCAGGATATCCAACAAAGCATCGAAAAAATTGACGTTATAGATCAGCAATACGGTTCAGAATTTCAAACCTCATCCTTATTGAATGAAATCAAGAAGGACTGGTTACTCCTATCTAATGAAGATAGTGGGACAGACTCAAATGCTATTTTTACAGCACACACTCAACTGATCACAAAAGTACGACGCTTGATGAATGTTGTTAACCATAATTCCGGGCTGATTGTGGATCCTGAGCTTGAAACCACATTCATCATTGAAACCATTGTCAGTTATATTCCCCTGCTTGCTGAGAATATTGGCCAAACACGAGGATTAGCCTCTGGTATCGTAGCTAATAATGAGATCACCACAGAACAACGTATCAAACTCACAGCAGCACTCAGCAAAGTTCAAAATGAAGCTGACAACACTCAGCAAGCGATAACACATATCATTGAACACAATCCCAAGCTGAAAGAATCGATAGGAAAACTGGAACAGGATCGAGAAAACATTCTTGCACAGTTTATTCATATCATTCAGCAAGATATTCTGGAGACTAACAGCATTAAAGCTGATGCCGACTCTATTTTTAATCTGGGTAGTCAGGCTATTTCAGCAAACTATGTGATGTATGACTATTTGGCTGATACTTTAACCACATTACTTGATGAACGGTTATCGAGCCTGCAATTTGAGAAAAACCTAGTCATCACTATTATCGTAATTGCACTTGTAGTAGCGCTTTATCTGTTTATTGGTTTTTATCAGGCGACAGTGAATATGATCAGGCATATTACTCAGGCCTCTCAGCGTATTGCTATGGGTGATCTCACCATACAAATTGATAGCCCTGCTAAAGATGAAACTGCGGATATATTTAAAGCGCTCAGTGACATGACACATAATTTAAATAATATCGTCAATCAATTAAGGCTCAACGCAAATGAGTTAGCTGCCGCTTCTGAAGAGTTATCAGCAAATACCCTTCAGTCAAAGTCTAACTCGCAGGAACAACAAAACCAGTCTGAACAAATCGCCACAGCAATGAATGAAATGTCCAGCACGATTAGAGAAATCGCTCAGAATGCTGAATTATTAGCGGAAGAAGTCCGTACAGCAAATAATGAATCACAGTCAGGGCAAGCGGTCATCACTGAAACAGTTAAATCTATTCATTCTCTCACCGAAGATGTTGGTAGAGCTGCCATGACCATTGCTGAACTGAGTCAAAGTAGTGAGCAGATTGGCTCGGTATTAACCGTGATTAAAGGCGTTGCAGAACAAACCAATTTGTTGGCTTTGAATGCTGCAATTGAAGCAGCAAGAGCCGGTGACCACGGTCGAGGTTTTGCTGTTGTTGCCGATGAGGTTCGCTCCCTCGCCAACAGAACACAAGAGTCTGCTGAGCAGATTCAAGTCATGGTTGATAATTTACAGCAAAAAACCAAACAAGCAGTGCTGGTAATGGATAAAGAAAAATCCAATGCTGCAGGCATGGTCCAATACACTGAGTCGGCGACGCAGTCCATTTTGAATATTGTTAATTCCATGACTCAAATTTCTGACATGAGTACCCATGTAGCCAGCGCAGCTGAAGAACAAGGTTTAGTCTCAGAAGAAATTAATCGCAATATCACCCGGGTTTCTGATTTATCTGAAGACAACTTGCACGGCAGTGAACAAATTTCTATCGCCAGCCAAAACCTGGCAAGTCTTGCATCACAACTCAATACCATTGTGCAGCGATTTAAAGTCTGA
- a CDS encoding plastocyanin/azurin family copper-binding protein — MKMLKTAVIGVAASTVLMTMNVFAAEHTVTTQGLKFSPLVVKIAPGDSVSWTNMSTHNVEMIEGLVPEGAELFKSEMSQDVTHTFDKEGIYIYKCTPHIGAGMGGAVIVGNPTNLDAIKAQDASGGVGRIVKKAIQEAESM; from the coding sequence ATGAAAATGTTGAAAACTGCTGTAATAGGTGTTGCTGCTTCAACTGTGTTGATGACAATGAATGTGTTTGCTGCAGAGCATACTGTCACTACGCAAGGCTTAAAATTCAGTCCTCTGGTCGTTAAGATTGCTCCTGGTGATAGTGTCAGCTGGACTAATATGAGTACCCATAATGTGGAAATGATTGAAGGCCTGGTTCCCGAGGGTGCTGAGCTGTTCAAATCAGAGATGAGCCAGGATGTGACTCATACTTTTGATAAAGAAGGTATTTATATCTATAAATGCACACCTCACATTGGAGCGGGAATGGGCGGTGCAGTAATCGTTGGTAACCCAACAAACTTAGATGCTATCAAAGCACAAGATGCCTCAGGTGGCGTAGGTCGTATCGTTAAAAAAGCGATTCAAGAAGCTGAATCAATGTAA
- a CDS encoding RDD family protein, protein MSVAVHNRPGPIRQLMAMVYDFLLLLSALLFAAIIPVALNGGEAITPGNVFFLIYLLSVCFLFYGWFWTHGGQTLGMRAWKIKLISLTTPSISWKQAAIRFSLGVLSWLCLGLGFWWQWLSKDKQSWYNQVAKTSLIFIKE, encoded by the coding sequence ATGAGTGTAGCTGTTCACAATCGACCGGGGCCAATTCGTCAATTAATGGCGATGGTATACGACTTCTTACTTTTACTATCCGCCTTATTATTCGCTGCTATTATTCCGGTTGCGCTAAATGGTGGTGAGGCTATTACACCGGGCAATGTGTTTTTTTTAATATATTTACTGTCAGTGTGTTTTTTATTCTATGGCTGGTTCTGGACTCATGGAGGACAAACCCTCGGTATGCGAGCATGGAAAATAAAACTTATTAGCTTGACTACACCGTCAATCTCCTGGAAACAGGCAGCCATACGTTTTAGTTTAGGAGTTCTATCCTGGCTCTGTCTGGGCTTGGGATTCTGGTGGCAATGGCTAAGTAAAGATAAACAAAGCTGGTATAACCAAGTAGCGAAAACCTCTCTTATTTTTATCAAAGAATGA